The Desulfovibrio inopinatus DSM 10711 genome includes the window TTTCCTTTCAAGAGGAGCGAATGCGATAAGGGCAAACAGATATGGCAAACCAAATATTGACGGAGTCATGCGAGCAGTCAATCGCGTTGAAAAAAATTATAATAATAGCAGCAGTCAGCAGCTTTTACTTATATAACCAATCGGAATATTAAGATTGGTCATCCCGTGAAAGTTCTTCGAAATGAAGATTTAATGGGATATAATCCCATAATCCCCTAACTATGCTATCATCGCGACTGCACCTGACAAGCAATTTAAAGCTGATTTGAAAAATGCTCTTTCTTTACAAAAAATCAGTCTCGTTTTTGTAGCAGAAGCAAATAATATTGAAAAATGTATATTAATTCTCGTTGTAAATGAAAGGGTTGTCAGGAGGGGAGCAGTAAAAAGGTTCCCTATTAGGGTCGTTATGGCCTAAAACAGAAAAATATCCACACTGAATTCCTATTTGTGTTTGTAGAGCAGCCGCGAGTTGCTTTATCATATTTTCTTGTTGACGTAAGCTTCTCGATTCTGAAAACTCTGGTATATCTACTAAGTATCGACCATCGTTGCTGACATACAAGCGTCCAATAGCTTTCATGCTACGAGTGAATGGATGCGTATTGTCGTATAGCCATAACCACGCTTTTCCTTTTTCGCCACTCTGAGAAGGCGTGGTTCTTGCCAGCTGGCATGCAAGATTATTTAATATATTATTGTTATAGGTCATAGTTGTATTATTCACTGTGAGTCCTGCTAAAGGATTGATCAGTGCTTGATTTATCGCTGTTGTTAATCCGTTCAAAGATTGAAGAGACTGAATGGAAGGGATACTTGATAAGGACAAAATAAACTTATACTTATTCTCTGTTATGAGACCACGATCGATGAGCGTAAGCAAGTCAGAACGTATATATTGGGCTTCCTGACTATCATTAACAACAATGCCCATTCCGCATAAATCAATTGTTGACAGAGTTAACGCAGGCATTTCTTCGAAAGAAACAATCTCATCATTATTGTTTTTTTGGACATTATGATGACAACCCCACCGCCATTCACGTTCATGAGTCCAATCTATGGTCCTTAGAGGTGAAGGATTATAAGTCACAAATCTATATTGTTCTTCGAGAGGTAAGCAATTTAAATCTATGATTCTTGCTCCAGTTTGCGGATCAGTAGAAGCAGAATATTTTTGACTTAATCCATATATAACAGGGAGTGCTCCATATTGTGCCAATTGAGTTTTATCTATTAATATAGCATAACTACTGATATGTTCTCCTCTTTTTTTTCGCAGTTCTGCTGCTTCAAAAAAAGCAGCTATAGGCATATCTGTAAAGCAAACTGCGGGTTTTAATCCGTATATAGTTCTTACGCCACCTCTGTAAGACCAGGTAGCCCATATCCTTTGCTGCCGTATTGCACATCTTAATAGAAAAAAAGCTTGTAAAGGGGAGTTGTCGTACTCAAAAATGTTATTCCAACCGATGTGTTCAGGTATATCAATACTAGCATCTGAATCAAGGTCAACATCTCTAAAAAAATGAATTAGCCAATTTGATAAATCATAGCGTATATTGTTGTGCAATTTTGTTATCCCTCTTTAATGAGTAAAGACATACTAAAAACATTATCGCTTATTGTACATTAAATGATGCACTGAAAGTTTAATCTTATTTGTATTTGAGTATAAAAATGATTTGTGTTTTTACTACAGAGTGGTAGACGCAAGGTCAAGGTGTTCACCTCATAATGGAATAGAATGAGCAGATATAAAATATCACAAAAAATCACAATCAAAAACGCAGCATCCTGCACTTCAAGTTCACATACAAAAATCACATACAAACTCAACAATTCCCACAACTCCCTCAACTCAAACCATCAAGTTCAAATAACTCAATCCCCTCAATACAATCTCACAAAACAAAAACAGAGCAACATCGACACTCCCTCTCCATCATAAATCGCCATCCCCCAAAGTGGGGAATAAGTGGGGACTTCGCCTGGAAATTCTCACATTTGTGGGGTTTTTCATGATTTTCTTGGAATTATAACAGCCCAGGATAACAGGGTATTTATAATTTTGGAGAGGGGTAGCCCGACGACGTTGGTGTAGGAGCCGGTGATTTTTTTTACCATGAAGGCTCCTTGGCCTTGGATGGCGTAGGCGCCGGCTTTGTCCATGGGTTCTTTGGTTTGGATATATGCGTGTATAATGGCGTCGCTGAGTTCGGTGAACCAGACTTTTGTTGTTATGGCGAAGGATGAAATTTCTTTTCTTTGCGGGGCAATGAGGGTGCAGCCGGTTGTGACGGCGTGTTGTTTGCCAGAGAGAAGGCGGAGCATACGATGAGCGTCGTGTTCGTCTTTGGGCTTGCCTAAGATGTTATTGTCTATGGCAACAACGCTGTCGGCGGCGATAATGCAGGCTTCGGGGTGTGCTTGGGCAACGTCATTCGCTTTGCCTGTCGCCATACGGCTGGCGTACGCTTCGGGAGACTCGTCGGGTTCCGGAGCTGGCTCTTCGAATGATGAGGGAACGATCGTGAAGTCCAAGCCGACAGAGGTAAGGAAGTCACGCCGGCGCGGTGAACCGGAAGCCAGAACAATGGGAGAGATATTACAGAATGGACCCGGTATAATATTGGTAGGCATGGGGTATCAGTCCTGATAATGCAATGCTTGAGCTGTTATATATTGGTTGACTAAACCGGCACGATAACGCTGTCTGTATCGTCTCGTGCCGGTGCTCTGTTTCACACACAAGACCAGATGTTTAAGCATTTACTGGTCTCATGATGCTTGATTCGTTTTTATGCGTCTTTCCTTGGAGCTAACAGCGCGTCCTTCAGTGCTTCATCGAGTGTCGGATGAGGGAAGATAAAATGTCGTACGTCTTCTCTGGTCCATCCCTGATTGCACATGATCGTTGCCGTCGTGGTCAGCTGGGACACCCCGTGGCCAACCGCAGTGACTCCAGCAACTCGATCTTCGTTCCAGATGACTTTGACAAATCCACCCGTGGTTGCATGACCTTGGGCAATGGGATTTGCAATCAACGGCGATTGAGAAATCTGTGGGGAAAGTCCTTGGGCTTGCAATTCCGCTACCGTCCGACCTGTACTCATGGTTTCCGGAGAACCGTAGACAATTGAAGGGTAGGGGCCAAACGTATACGGATTCGATGCATGACCGCAGGCGTGGTCAACGGCGTATTCGGCCTGATGCGCAGCAGCGTGAGCAAGCAACATGCGTCCGTTGACATCTCCGGTGGCATAAATATGCGGGGCTGCCTGGAGATGGTCGTCAACCTGGATGAATCCTTTCTGATCAAGCGAAAGAGTCGTTTCGCTCACGTCAACACTCTCGGTGTTCGGGGTGCGTCCCAACGCAAGAAGTATTTTTTCTGCTGTGTGCTTTGTGCCGTCTGACATCGTGAGCACGGCTTGTCCGTCACACGCGCATACGGATTCGATGCATGCGTTTGTATGGAGACCATAACCGGCTCGTTTGAGGATCTGCGCAAGGCTCGCCGAAATGTTCGGGTCCCCAGCAGGTACAATCCGCGGTGCTGCCTCAAAAATATCGACTTTCGTACCAAGACGATGAAAAAAATGGGCAAATTCAATGCCAATGGCACCTGCCCCAACAATGATGATAGACGAAGGAATTTCGGGAATATCGAATACACTGCTGGAATCGTGAATCACTTCGTGATCGGGAGCAAGACCTGGATAAACCGCTGAGCGCGATCCTAAAGCGAGAATGCAGTCTTGAAAAGACAGGATCGTGTCGTTCACGTGGACGGTCTTTTCTGTGATCGCGGTCACGTCCCCTTGTATCAACTCAATTCCTGCCGCATCAAGTTGTTTAACCATGGCCTTACGTGTGGCTGTGATAAGGCGGTCTTTTTTGGTACGGAGTGCGGCAAAATCGAGTTGAATTGTCCCGCTGGCAATTTTAGCTTTTGCCTGACCAGCCAGTTCGTCTTGAGCACATGTTGCCGCAAGATACAGTTTCGTAGGAATGCACCCCCAATTGAGGCACGTACCGCCAAGGTGTTCACGTTCAATCAACGTCACGCTCCGGCCTTTGGACGCTGCCAAACGTGCAGCATCGTATCCGGCTGGTCCACCTCCAACGATAATGAGGTCACATTTCCTGGTAGCGGTCAAAGAAGTCATGGCGTTTATCTCCATGGGGTTTGCTCTGTCGTGTGAAAATCACAGTTGTGGACTTAATAACAAATGAAAGATGCGCGTTCGTGTCGCGTGATCCTCTTTGGAGAACGTTTTCGGCAAAGCGTTGAGGGGGCGCAGTGAAGAAGAAATACGGAAGAA containing:
- a CDS encoding dihydrolipoyl dehydrogenase family protein, coding for MTSLTATRKCDLIIVGGGPAGYDAARLAASKGRSVTLIEREHLGGTCLNWGCIPTKLYLAATCAQDELAGQAKAKIASGTIQLDFAALRTKKDRLITATRKAMVKQLDAAGIELIQGDVTAITEKTVHVNDTILSFQDCILALGSRSAVYPGLAPDHEVIHDSSSVFDIPEIPSSIIIVGAGAIGIEFAHFFHRLGTKVDIFEAAPRIVPAGDPNISASLAQILKRAGYGLHTNACIESVCACDGQAVLTMSDGTKHTAEKILLALGRTPNTESVDVSETTLSLDQKGFIQVDDHLQAAPHIYATGDVNGRMLLAHAAAHQAEYAVDHACGHASNPYTFGPYPSIVYGSPETMSTGRTVAELQAQGLSPQISQSPLIANPIAQGHATTGGFVKVIWNEDRVAGVTAVGHGVSQLTTTATIMCNQGWTREDVRHFIFPHPTLDEALKDALLAPRKDA
- a CDS encoding Maf family protein, translated to MPTNIIPGPFCNISPIVLASGSPRRRDFLTSVGLDFTIVPSSFEEPAPEPDESPEAYASRMATGKANDVAQAHPEACIIAADSVVAIDNNILGKPKDEHDAHRMLRLLSGKQHAVTTGCTLIAPQRKEISSFAITTKVWFTELSDAIIHAYIQTKEPMDKAGAYAIQGQGAFMVKKITGSYTNVVGLPLSKIINTLLSWAVIIPRKS
- a CDS encoding DUF4427 domain-containing protein, yielding MHNNIRYDLSNWLIHFFRDVDLDSDASIDIPEHIGWNNIFEYDNSPLQAFFLLRCAIRQQRIWATWSYRGGVRTIYGLKPAVCFTDMPIAAFFEAAELRKKRGEHISSYAILIDKTQLAQYGALPVIYGLSQKYSASTDPQTGARIIDLNCLPLEEQYRFVTYNPSPLRTIDWTHEREWRWGCHHNVQKNNNDEIVSFEEMPALTLSTIDLCGMGIVVNDSQEAQYIRSDLLTLIDRGLITENKYKFILSLSSIPSIQSLQSLNGLTTAINQALINPLAGLTVNNTTMTYNNNILNNLACQLARTTPSQSGEKGKAWLWLYDNTHPFTRSMKAIGRLYVSNDGRYLVDIPEFSESRSLRQQENMIKQLAAALQTQIGIQCGYFSVLGHNDPNREPFYCSPPDNPFIYNEN